DNA from Danaus plexippus chromosome 6, MEX_DaPlex, whole genome shotgun sequence:
gtttatCCCTTAAAGAATTTCCGACTGACTATACGacatatttatgattatttaaatttatgcttTGTAATTTCTAACCAATAATAAGGACCATGTCCTAAGAATAGAAGTAGGAAAGtacatgttgtttttttttatgttttgatgtcatcgaaatttatttctgtatataaaaatattattaataataattatgaaaagttgttattaattatcctAAAATCCTAATTTTTAtagatacataatttttattttattaaaacattaatcattACTTAGGTACCTGTAAGTTTTTCTTCACTTTAGATATCGtatgtacttatttttaaaaatattttatgtattttgaaattggaattaatttttattcatccaTAAAAATGACATTACTATTAGAATGTGAatggttttatttagatttctaTAGATTCTAACTGAGTATAGAAAAGATGGAAGAAGAAGATGAATTCTTCATTATTCCTAAGATTGAAAATCCcccaatttgtaaatgttttctaATTGACAACAGTGATTTGACTCAATCTGTGAGTGAAGAAATACAAATACCTGAGCGGAAAGAGCAAGTCTTGAGTACTGTTAGCCGAACCGAGAACTATCTAAGAGAACGTCGAATTCCAGAACTAATTCGCTTCTTGTTTACACAAGTTATATCTCATGCTCCTCATAAACCTTTAGcctttttagaaaaattactAGATGATTGTATGCTTTTCCGTGCTGGTCTAGGCGTAGCCCCagttttatatgaacaaaggtattatttttaattccattgATTTTAACGtcagtttttttaacaaatattctttcgtaactaaaaaaaaaaaattttataattgtatcttTATCGTAAAAGGCACCTTGAGGCTGTAATAAAGAGTTTTGATCCTGGACAAAGGGGCTGGTTAAGTGCTGGGCAAGTTCGCCGTCTTTATACTACATTAGGTTTCACGTCTGAAGAGTATCATGATGATAGAATATATTGTGATGAATTACTAAATAATCTCATACGAGTACAAGAACACGATTTGTTACAACTTTTAGCTGCTGGAATTTCAAAACCTGAATGAAATATGGTCCAGATGTTTTGAATACTGACTATTGTAATGTAATTGAATACATTCCACTAAGAATAAGTTCAATCTTTTTACTTGActgatatttttagaattaggAACATCTTGGAAGTCTTCGCACAATAGTTATAATCTCcttatttctttcaatttattttgtacgaaacatttatacaaaaaaacaaatctgagtgtttttaaatatatattttattttttttaagaacacGCATACAACTAATGTCTAATAAGTAACGAATgcacaaaatttaaatcagcCTGGGCATTATTTAGCGAttggtatattataataatgttccaTACATGCTTAACCTTCacctttgtataaaatatttgaaggtcaaaattaaaagtattttaaagtaaattttgataGAAACTAATCAATCGCTGTAAATAAAGCTAAAAAAGCTACATTCCTTCAAATTCAACATCTAGGACAAAATTCAACaactgttataattaattttatagattatttcgtattgaaaattacaataaattattgcaaaaGAGATTTGCATAtatctcaaattattttgccaaaaaaattgttaaaaacgAATGATAGGAATTtcattatagatttaaaaaaataatcttttgtataaataaaaataaacttataacaagtaaactataatatttctgATACTAAAGATTTTtctctattttattgttatttatcgatgaaaataaataattattttacaaacaatcATCTGTTGAAAAATTCTTAGTTTTTGATaagtcaattattattatagttgaCATTTACTATCAGTAATTCAGTACCTACTTAAAGGGCCAATAGAAAGAAATTGTGATACGTCAAAGTTTCAAGAATGTGTACACcggtttttgaaatttaatattagtaaatagtaatttagtacaatactttgatatttttaaaacaaaatgtttttgttggGGTTGATTGTgcatatagtttttttgttttctatatttgatatttattttaaatcgccTATTGTAAGTCATGTAAAACCATATCAACCTATTCACGAAGCTCCGGCTGACCGTCTAGTATTATTTGTTGTTGATGGCTTAAGAGCAGAATCtttcttaaattatacaacGATGCCATATCTTCGGTACGTAATCGATCATATTaagcaataaaaacaatttcaatggatttaaatattagtattgaTTTTATAGATCGGTCGCAAATACCAATGGTCTGTGGGGTATATCACGCACTAGGGTGCCCACGGAGTCAAGACCAGGTCATGTAGCTATATTAGCAGGATTCTATGAAGACCCCTCAGCTGTTGCAAAAGGCTGGAAACAAAATCCTGTTGACTTTGATTCAGTGCTCAATCAAAGTGTTTATAGTTGGTGCTGGGGCACATAtgatatattagaaatatttgctAAGGATGACTTAAGTGGGCACATATACACTGAAAAAATGGATCCTTACGATGAAACATACAGCCCAAATAGAAATACCACGACTTTGGATAAATGGGTATTTGATagagtaaatgttttttttaatagacaaGAATTGGACagtgaaatttacaaaaagttacaacatgataaaattttattttttttgcatctgTTAGGAACAGATAGCTCTGGACACATGCATAAACCAAAGTCACAGTTAGTACAAATATTTCCTTTGTATTGACTTtagtataacaatattataaaacagtaattaatatattagaaaattccAGAAATTTCTTAAcaactattaaatttgttgATGAGAATATTCAAGAAATTGAACAAATCATAAGGAAATTCTACAAAGATGATGGACGAACAGCATTTTTAATGACATCTGATCATGGGATGACTGATTGgggtatttgaatttaattttttttattctgttaaaacttcaaatgttcaatgaaaaatgatattaattattttttatatttctcttaattttaaccttattataattttaggttCTCATGGTACAGGGGATGATCATGAAACTGAAACCCCTTACGTCTTATGGGGTGCTGGCGTAACACAGATTGAAAGTGAATCAATACAGCTGGATAACAACTATGAAATGTCTCTTGATAACCGACATGATATCAATCAGGCCGATCTAACTCCTTTGATGTCTACATTGCTTTCTATTCCCGTTCCCGTTAACTCCATTGTAAGTtgtactatattaaatatctttttatataacaatttttgtttaaatatctgTTTATTTACTACATTAAAGCTATATATTTCAGGGACAGTTGCCAAGTGAACTACTGAACATGACACTTCCAAATAAGGCTAAAGCTATATACAGTAACTGCATACAGATGATAtcacaatacaataaaaagagaatGGATATTGAATCCAGCGCAATATCATTCCTCTACCATCCATATGAACCACTCAGTAGTGAAAAAGTAGAAGAAATACTTCATGTAATGGAAATGTTATTAGCTGAAGAAAAATACAACAGTCTCATTAGTTTGTGCGAAGACATTATGCATTTAAGCTTAAACGGCCTCTCATATTATCATAACTATTATCAGAAGCCATTGTTGATCACTATATCACTATCATTTATGGGCtggattatgtttttattgaaagtattactaaaacaaagaataaataCTCAAGCTGAATATTCTATAGCAAGTAAAGGACTGCTTAGGCCCAATGGAGGAGTGGACATAGTTATTAGAACGATTTCTATTCTTATGGCTATATTagctttttatttgatatacgGTAATgcaaattgttttgtaaataatttattgagtacatataatacaataatcaataattatttcctCAGCTCAAAACTTACCAATgcagtattatatttactttgtgaTGCCAATAGTTATGTGGATGTATGCTGTGACACCAGTCAAATTATGGATGGTtactttaaaatctattagaaGTAAAAAAACGCTATTGATGTTATGGTTTGAAATAGTATGTTATACTTTGGGATCACTTGCTATGGTAGGTAGaactttttcttaataatcaatttgattagatgataaattaataataatagcatgTCTTGGTTTTAGGGGTTTGCTTTTAGTCAGAGATGGGTGTTGAGCATCCCTCTACTAGGTATGAGCTTGTGGCcatttttatcatcaaaaCAAAACTCAAGATCCACTTACATTGCATGGGTTGCTGGATGTATAATGCTAAGTGTTTTTTCATTCCTGCCAGTAGTTGGTAAAGATGTGTGTATTGAATTAGTGTAAGTATTTCCATGTAAAATATAGTAACCAGTTCTAGAAATTaagtaactaataataaaatactaatatgcATTATAATCCCTTGTTTTCTCACTAATCTATGCTAGGTAAataatatgagaaataaatattacataataaacttGTCTTTGCAGAATTCTTGCAGGTTTAATTTGGATAATAGCGGTGAGTTTCTATGTATGGAACACATTGATGCCATACTACGAcaaaaataacgaaattaaaCGGGAGGCGATTATGAGTatcatacaaataacaatCTTAGCAATATCATTGGTAATCATCTTTTTGCAGTCGAAAAGGTTTATAGACGAAATGCCAATATCAAGGGtctttcaaatattatgttgGAATTTTtctggtaatttttttgttcttataatattaataaaataataataattttttacaattattaatttttctttttcagttATGTTCCCTCTACTGCCACTGTTCTATACAAAGAAATGTATGAATAGACTTCTTGGTATAAACACATCAATTCTCAATTTTTACTTGCTATTATCTGTGTCTCACGAGGGCCTTTTTATGGTgacactaatatttattttgaactgTTGGatgattattgaatataaactaataGATGTGGGAAAAGCAAAGGTACTTACTTGTTACTAAAAATTTCTtcacaattttatacaattttataacttctatatattaatataaggttGCTTTCTAGATTGACGATTTAACTTTTGAAAGTGATGACACTGATAATGAAAGAAACATATCGTATATAGAAAGAGGTATCAATAAACAAGATTTCAGAAGGGCTTTCTTTTTTGtatccttttttatattatcttgttATTAATAAGGAACTTGATATCATTGAGGTAATTGATTATATAGTTTGTATTACTGTTTTGTTTCTTGGagcacattttatataataaaataataatttccttatGTATTATACacagacattatttataatactagcTTACTTTGGAACAGGAAACATAGCTTCATTGAATTCATTTGAAGTCAGGTGGGTGTTGTGTTTCACAACATCGTTTCAGCCATTCGTAATAACAACATTAATTCTGCTGAAAACTTTGTCTCCGTTTTTAAGTGTTGCCTGCACATTTAGGgccatacaaatatttacaaaggtATGAAAGATTGAtttcttttgaaaaattacattttaattttatatttgtactcATGTAAAAAGTATAATGATTCATATTggcaaaacaatttttatattggtcTAATCACT
Protein-coding regions in this window:
- the LOC116778944 gene encoding uncharacterized protein LOC116778944 is translated as MEEEDEFFIIPKIENPPICKCFLIDNSDLTQSVSEEIQIPERKEQVLSTVSRTENYLRERRIPELIRFLFTQVISHAPHKPLAFLEKLLDDCMLFRAGLGVAPVLYEQRHLEAVIKSFDPGQRGWLSAGQVRRLYTTLGFTSEEYHDDRIYCDELLNNLIRVQEHDLLQLLAAGISKPE
- the LOC116778943 gene encoding GPI ethanolamine phosphate transferase 1-like isoform X2, whose amino-acid sequence is MFLLGLIVHIVFLFSIFDIYFKSPIVSHVKPYQPIHEAPADRLVLFVVDGLRAESFLNYTTMPYLRSVANTNGLWGISRTRVPTESRPGHVAILAGFYEDPSAVAKGWKQNPVDFDSVLNQSVYSWCWGTYDILEIFAKDDLSGHIYTEKMDPYDETYSPNRNTTTLDKWVFDRVNVFFNRQELDSEIYKKLQHDKILFFLHLLGTDSSGHMHKPKSQNFLTTIKFVDENIQEIEQIIRKFYKDDGRTAFLMTSDHGMTDWGSHGTGDDHETETPYVLWGAGVTQIESESIQLDNNYEMSLDNRHDINQADLTPLMSTLLSIPVPVNSIGQLPSELLNMTLPNKAKAIYSNCIQMISQYNKKRMDIESSAISFLYHPYEPLSSEKVEEILHVMEMLLAEEKYNSLISLCEDIMHLSLNGLSYYHNYYQKPLLITISLSFMGWIMFLLKVLLKQRINTQAEYSIASKGLLRPNGGVDIVIRTISILMAILAFYLIYAQNLPMQYYIYFVMPIVMWMYAVTPVKLWMVTLKSIRSKKTLLMLWFEIVCYTLGSLAMGFAFSQRWVLSIPLLGMSLWPFLSSKQNSRSTYIAWVAGCIMLSVFSFLPVVGKDVCIELVILAGLIWIIAVSFYVWNTLMPYYDKNNEIKREAIMSIIQITILAISLVIIFLQSKRFIDEMPISRVFQILCWNFSVMFPLLPLFYTKKCMNRLLGINTSILNFYLLLSVSHEGLFMVTLIFILNCWMIIEYKLIDVGKAKIDDLTFESDDTDNERNISYIERGINKQDFRRAFFFVSFFILSCY
- the LOC116778943 gene encoding GPI ethanolamine phosphate transferase 1-like isoform X1, translating into MFLLGLIVHIVFLFSIFDIYFKSPIVSHVKPYQPIHEAPADRLVLFVVDGLRAESFLNYTTMPYLRSVANTNGLWGISRTRVPTESRPGHVAILAGFYEDPSAVAKGWKQNPVDFDSVLNQSVYSWCWGTYDILEIFAKDDLSGHIYTEKMDPYDETYSPNRNTTTLDKWVFDRVNVFFNRQELDSEIYKKLQHDKILFFLHLLGTDSSGHMHKPKSQNFLTTIKFVDENIQEIEQIIRKFYKDDGRTAFLMTSDHGMTDWGSHGTGDDHETETPYVLWGAGVTQIESESIQLDNNYEMSLDNRHDINQADLTPLMSTLLSIPVPVNSIGQLPSELLNMTLPNKAKAIYSNCIQMISQYNKKRMDIESSAISFLYHPYEPLSSEKVEEILHVMEMLLAEEKYNSLISLCEDIMHLSLNGLSYYHNYYQKPLLITISLSFMGWIMFLLKVLLKQRINTQAEYSIASKGLLRPNGGVDIVIRTISILMAILAFYLIYAQNLPMQYYIYFVMPIVMWMYAVTPVKLWMVTLKSIRSKKTLLMLWFEIVCYTLGSLAMGFAFSQRWVLSIPLLGMSLWPFLSSKQNSRSTYIAWVAGCIMLSVFSFLPVVGKDVCIELVILAGLIWIIAVSFYVWNTLMPYYDKNNEIKREAIMSIIQITILAISLVIIFLQSKRFIDEMPISRVFQILCWNFSVMFPLLPLFYTKKCMNRLLGINTSILNFYLLLSVSHEGLFMVTLIFILNCWMIIEYKLIDVGKAKIDDLTFESDDTDNERNISYIERGINKQDFRRAFFFTLFIILAYFGTGNIASLNSFEVRWVLCFTTSFQPFVITTLILLKTLSPFLSVACTFRAIQIFTKAPVGCLNIIVLIFSNIMGIQMLFQVRNTGSWLEIGTSISQFVIVQTITLFIVLISQIAKIFTGTDLYGTLLKLLMTKKKYA